In a single window of the Gossypium hirsutum isolate 1008001.06 chromosome A13, Gossypium_hirsutum_v2.1, whole genome shotgun sequence genome:
- the LOC107893180 gene encoding GDSL esterase/lipase At5g18430-like precursor, which translates to MESSVVVPWLILGVLMAISSTQVEAAARAFFVFGDSLVDNGNNNYLATTARADSPPYGIDTPSRHPTGRFSNGKNIPDFITDALGSEPTLPYLSPELKGDKLLVGANFASAGIGILDDTGIQFMNIIRMFRQFQYFEEYQKKLADLVGKDEAQRIVSEALVLITVGGNDFVNNYFLVPFSARSRQFNLPDYVRYLISEYRKLLVRLYDLGARKVLVTGTGPLGCVPAELAMRSPSGQCATELQQAAALYNPQLVEMVNGLNSQLGANIFIAANTQQQTSDFISNPGAYGFTTSKIACCGQGPYNGLGLCTQLSNLCSNRNEYVFWDAFHPSERANGIIVDMILNGSTSYMNPMNLNAFLALDTKTKT; encoded by the exons ATGGAAAGTTCAGTTGTTGTTCCATGGTTGATTTTAGGGGTTTTGATGGCAATTTCAAGCACTCAAGTTGAAGCAGCTGCCAGGGCTTTTTTCGTATTTGGTGATTCACTGGTTGATAATGGCAATAACAATTACCTTGCCACCACTGCTCGAGCTGACTCACCTCCTTATGGCATTGACACTCCTAGTCGTCATCCCACAGGCCGTTTCTCCAATGGCAAAAACATTCCTGATTTCATCA CTGATGCACTTGGATCAGAGCCAACATTACCATATTTGAGTCCAGAACTGAAGGGAGATAAGCTACTTGTTGGTGCCAACTTTGCTTCTGCTGGTATTGGAATCCTCGATGACACTGGAATCCAATTT ATGAACATTATAAGAATGTTCAGACAATTCCAATACTTCGAAGAATACCAAAAAAAGTTGGCTGACCTTGTGGGAAAAGATGAAGCACAGAGGATTGTAAGCGAAGCACTTGTCCTCATCACTGTTGGCGGCAATGATTTCGTCAACAACTACTTCTTAGTGCCTTTTTCAGCAAGATCTCGCCAATTCAACCTTCCAGATTATGTTAGATATCTCATCTCCGAGTACAGAAAACTTCTAGTG AGACTATATGATCTAGGAGCCCGAAAGGTTCTTGTGACGGGGACTGGACCGTTAGGGTGTGTTCCGGCGGAACTAGCAATGAGAAGCCCAAGTGGTCAATGTGCAACAGAGCTGCAACAAGCGGCCGCATTATATAATCCGCAACTGGTGGAAATGGTCAATGGACTGAATAGCCAGTTGGGTGCAAATATTTTCATTGCTGCTAACACACAGCAACAAACCAGTGATTTCATCAGTAATCCTGGAGCCTATG ggtttactACATCAAAAATAGCTTGTTGCGGCCAAGGACCTTATAATGGTTTGGGATTATGCACTCAATTATCAAATTTGTGTTCAAACCGAAACGAATATGTATTTTGGGATGCATTCCACCCATCCGAAAGAGCTAATGGAATTATCGTTGACATGATCTTAAATGGTTCAACAAGCTACATGAATCCCATGAATCTCAACGCCTTCTTGGCTTTAGACACCAAAACCAAGACTTAG